The Plasmodium knowlesi strain H genome assembly, chromosome: 14 genome has a segment encoding these proteins:
- a CDS encoding translational activator GCN1, putative — MDSESENEQGKERAKEEVNNMKEVQEFVFFKKGKVKREHIELVKSNIEDILNGDNEGLFGLLNLLFFMKDANYVKNNLCICLHQLSRALNEINVEDVKKKVFKYIVKKLECGKYSYFDRALFCKKFLSFCSAYEDISSELRNVECFHDLFVNCLSFLDSLFYSNDKLSELSHKFRMVKKGAIKKLMVIFSNICNINKNEKGEKKEWKKATDMMGGEELDYILNMYAKEKYFFYLIVESFGLFLCKNSEKNILDRKKYVDRFTNNFINLLNSNKEILLKINRSFKYIFQNGKDDKIFQSILNHIHRYDEVALINSSPFYYYCEIYTKEHFYTLLEIIINMKKNKDVKNCNILYFILFYKFHINNENDSVLKMLIERNEKLNIVKFDEKITFLKTATYLLSTNRSKEIKDIVLANRNMITNYLKKDLNEDVKLECLIFLRNFGSILKNDKDVYKTFSPLVLEILEKYGKNNDKFLHYCLLFFIDLVDSIEVNEKLISTFKAHLNFCLTKQILKYIYGTNLFLLLYIKNKHSSSGVTINNHINEILLKSLYNQSELFYLYDIIELKKIPPNKFFFYVYSFVLLLHFLLQEDKKTLSDYVNEMMKDFPTFIYFDQLAKSHVLPVLLGEKNTKAEEEKKKKAPAIALHESKKELMKKDNPKNKRDHMHMLMLMTVLCLLHYLEGKKFDKNEYRKKNEKKFHTYLLSLKRGGIINEENCEYQSYVDDFDMLLDILLMQKEVYQVLLHSFYVYLYLYWNSGPRFRYDNGYVLRRFVFILLSYMDKIELEPTEKNSCYFLLLLCLCHPCIFYKNLRSSVSRRRMKKYICGRILSHVNLDTVIAFILKGSDYYNNELHKSVCLHLIEVFYIWEISPSWEKRHVTEGGEVEEENVSILTNRTDSAIVGDTLDKEKGKKKYKRVKFAFGDESNCEKNYSEMMNGDDGRNLVRLHDHEVKRKLTDFTSKLIDMLDDSSIQNVKEEEIEICKCPFNSLYVDKNVYQPTVVVESKNVKRNKHLFSMYDEETAEMIMKEELNKSKKTTANSSTSPTKDKKGNKSKELTKEDLEMEEIKKQNEIRIKVQGIVERNKYILQCIKKMSYIDDIYDTKYINLFIKKIMAFLKNDLTSRYSQAYLNKIIQNMISTKLLTCKNKITRCLYKISKYNKADESAIIIFSSFNMNQKISYVLTLFLFPIVLHSINIINDKDATLNIMKTLEILLHSKTKINDEDALKCLQISFEKYPDLDIELESFLDNFNSYLLSEKNVKALLELCVTDNEKRRNVIIKSLYKFVKNEDIKGDKDSLDTIFKSEFIHLHMNIFLNDYNEETQECCEEIIRTLGIAPVSDQYKLIDLLQKECSDFQNMICKAIVGSTDRKKTKELLLQLTSKYITFKEYGKIGILKTMEELAKEYYVILIDDVEFILNFLLGLCLEEKKDISKIKEFVITCGSSVINLYNEYLIKSKRKATKKKANRKGPKSGTSKNGKGKKKFSSGKHQLEESEEESYSEEDEDFKYYSSDGSASSTEVSKRGNSKKENKELEEAFQRIYKVLNKYRDNKKSNNKSVVDLVVVMFYGCLGANLKKESLELLNKLIEQILHKDTDNFTQIEISGIIPKFIENLKSDKEDFDDEYEEEELEEFDQMNPNMAKSVTSRMSNSNKKKTVTFYIDGKLHSSPKGAKGGGGTVAMADDKKGGNVVAPGEGKENESETQPAGGKKGKKKNKGDKGNNKGSSSSSNTLTCSAQTDGLIYLENYDVGILVEKIFSIVQSHKDLKVRKGCCLLLGSVVKAHGMHILKRFNILGKVNCNIYSEDIIKRQSFYLMYGYLFKVLKIKFEPYILKNFKLLLECYKDNVNNIKVLGVSVIEEILNVLGQYGLKKILPFIIFSLKNSSIRNKDVVSYLDTLHLIICKFDIICYVDNPTLVNLVNLLCELVSETNSKVREICIRIFNKLEKMIQNVEMKNISRQLLLCIYSPNDNHLCDFLDIFSAISFQYKIDNISLCLLFPVIKKGINNIRLDLKKKALQILYFLIYLVNDQSLFIIYYDSIFKILIVLLNDAIPEIRFLTAKSVGNICYFLDMNKKLYYIQYIFNILINTESSVEKSGVSLCLSSILAKCSETIAENFISTVVRLIDVKKYIEMKNRHGKRAKQIEDKVIKGGRKGGSGKGSKSVAKGKVAIEFSSEGEEDDDDEDGVQFVDSDMEEGAYSTGEAEEDYDDDEDDEDDDDDEEEDDDEEGDHEDQSSGDEIYTLSDESEDEDFEADEEGTSSKGGRYYEEEEEDDDDDDDDETEEEDDSLTEEESDSDDDVLSKNSEKKSTYLNGLYLIEKNEDNDYRIQIDDDLANWNLVYDKKIIKNDNSKEGLIGFFIYIPECAPRYTEKFLKKILQKLLLCLNDTSEKIRDIALRSCKVLISIFSRDNTSLILKFIENKIYNSYWRIRKDTVLLLNVLIEKNIEINKEEKDIETLNLLHERFYFMLSLICIMRNDKNINVRQTAYSIYKNYVNKRILQEMWPILLKKITQNLSSRSTSKQIISASALSDLVFKTDSNNLESILENMVNEFKTTKCTSIRKGISLGFCEIFSQNKYHNFVVTHVHNIIYMIKELANQKNTGDLIKSLSLLLKNIDQVVLKGIINDFVTDVMIASENRNSLKKFTSKQYISFKSIKIFLNVHTELVIDIIVDKALVPPYSAAKMKLLSYVSYAKLSNYTVLFRKLMHIFINLILGGLREFRSHGFDMKNYSAVVSYSMDDNAQEGGVNEVVSKEELKMGKSDEEEEVDDEEEEDDDEDDDEDEEDEEEDNGAFQTDMKIQDIIISLKSFLKNISDRNVDTLTEILFAELRKNDGEADLSYGGLEKLEDEEKRPNGNKAQGQSTDLSCMHNYAKICSAGKLAELKKFESTKRSGKVREIILSIFKYMLDIINEGDICVLNNECLAAHSSNATEPSSSRNKGKIQRKKRVHILHSDRIITYLSKISKYALIDINKKVLEIGSIIYMYLIELIKMLDSNYCYVETVQDVINKYSSDSNLAQVPDGKYEIVGLNMNKKLFASLVGMCTHVILMSTNPNVKIKAIDIVRMIFLYTNKEVSSPQILKVSGILIRVLTNKYIEQAKIYIFSTFEVLIRKGSNFIRPLIPQLQTCIIKSLSNEKLKNQIIHILNIISEKKLSRVDLLINDLLNNINIQTNPQQSITIFMILSNILSSPDVNIKNILNKIINSVKSNLVHSNLNISFYACKIYVLLIFFHLPNKKQYLESILVPEKERVDFSTYYFVLHISEISNFYDILKRENMMECFKQVYENILKDEINSLQNVSYQIFYNMSKQDEECISFVYGLLPYLKLPPMTVISVEIHRYYFKGLRNIFKKYPGIYKENEPIFLLILDNLQLALSNTVQVFKSLGERCAKHVLEINDEPQHKAKMNFLKDHMEGTKYNLLLEQVNRLLAKKHNIKSDSE; from the exons ATGGACAGCGAAAGCGAGAACGAACAAGGGAAGGAACGTGCGAAGGAGGAGGTGAACAACATGAAGGAGGTACAGGAATTTGTGTtcttcaaaaaggggaaggtaaagagggAGCATATAGAGCTAGTTAAAAGTAACATAGAGGATATTTTGAACGGAGATAATGAGGGTCTGTTTGGGTTGCTtaatttgttgtttttcatGAAGGATGCTAATTATGTAAAGAACAATTTATGCATTTGCCTGCACCAGTTATCCAGAGCAttgaatgaaataaatgtggaggatgtgaaaaagaaggtttttaaatatatagtGAAAAAGTTAGAATGCGGGAAATACAGTTATTTCGATAGAGCCCTTTTTTGTAAGAAATTTCTATCATTCTGTTCAGCTTATGAAGATATATCATCAGAATTGAGGAATGTAGAATGCTTCCATGATTTATTTGTAAATTGTTTATCGTTTTTAGATAGCCTCTTCTACAGTAATGATAAGTTGAGCGAGCTGAGCCACAAATTTCGTATGGTAAAGAAGGGGGCCATCAAAAAGTTAatggtaattttttcaaacatatgtaatataaataaaaatgaaaagggtgAGAAGAAAGAGTGGAAGAAGGCTACTGATATGATGGGAGGGGAAGAGTTGGATTACATACTAAATATGTACGCgaaggagaaatattttttctatctaATTGTAGAATCATTTGGtctatttttatgtaaaaatagtgaaaagaacattttggatagaaaaaaatatgtagacAGATTTACcaacaattttattaatCTTTTAAATTCAAACAAGGAAATTTTACTAAAAATTAATAGATCATTTAAgtacatttttcaaaatggaaaagatgaTAAAATATTCCAGAGCATCCTCAATCATATTCATAGGTATGATGAAGTGGCCTTAATCAATTCgtctcctttttattattactgTGAAATATACACCAAGGAACACTTTTAcactttattagaaataataataaacatgaagaaaaataaagatgTAAAGAATTGTAACATTCTATATTTTATACTGTTTTATAAATTTCACATAAATAATGAGAATGACTCCGTTTTGAAAATGCTAATTgaaagaaacgaaaaattaaatattgTGAAATTCGACGAGAAaatcacatttttaaaaaccgCCACGTATTTACTTTCTACTAATAGAagcaaagaaataaaggatatTGTTCTGGCCAACAGAAATATGATAACGAATTATCTAAAGAAGGATTTAAATGAAGATGTCAAATTGGAGTGTCTAATATTTTTGCGAAATTTCGGCAGTATtctaaaaaatgataaagatGTGTATAAAACGTTTTCACCACTAGTTTTagaaattttggaaaaatatggaaagaaTAACGACAAGTTTTTGCACTACTGCTTGTTGTTTTTTATCGATTTGGTGGATTCCATCGAGGTTAATGAAAAGCTGATTTCCACTTTTAAGGCTCACTTAAATTTTTGCTTAACGaagcaaattttaaaatatatttacggGACCAACTTATTCTTGCTCCTGTACATAAAGAATAAACACTCCTCCAGTGGTGTCACCATTAACAACCACATTAATGAAATTTTGTTGAAAAGTTTGTACAACCAAAGTGAACTTTTCTACCTGTATGATATAATTGAGTTGAAGAAAATTCCTCCTAAcaaattcttcttttatgtTTATTCGTTTGTGCTGCTTCTGCACTTCCTTCTGCAAGAGGATAAGAAGACACTATCAGATTATGTAAATGAGATGATGAAAGATTTTCCCACTTTTATTTACTTTGACCAGTTGGCCAAGTCGCACGTATTGCCCGTGTTATTGGGGGAGAAGAACACGAAAGccgaggaagaaaaaaagaagaaggctCCTGCAATTGCTCTACACGAGagtaaaaaggaattaatgaaaaaggatAATCCCAAAAATAAGAGGGaccatatgcatatgttgaTGCTTATGACTGTGCTGTGTTTGTTGCACTACttggaggggaagaaatTCGACAAAAACGAatacagaaagaagaatgaaaaaaaattccacacCTATTTATTGAgcttaaaaaggggaggaattaTTAACGAAGAAAACTGTGAGTACCAAAGTTATGTGGACGACTTTGACATGCTTTTGGACATTTTACTTATGCAGAAGGAAGTGTATCAAGTACTGTTACACTCGTTCTATGTGTACCTTTACCTATATTGGAACAGTGGCCCTCGATTTAGATACGACAATGGGTACGTTCTGAGGCGGTTTGTATTTATTCTCTTGTCATATATGGACAAAATAGAATTGGAACCAACGGAAAAGAACAGTTGTTACTTCCTCTTGTTGCTATGCTTATGTCATCCGtgcatattttataaaaacctGAGGAGCTCTGTAAGTAGGAGAAGAATGAAGAAGTATATATGTGGCAGAATATTGAGCCACGTGAACCTAGATACGGTTATAGCTTTTATCCTGAAAGGTTCTGATTACTACAATAATGAGTTGCACAAGAGTGTGTGCTTACATTTGATCGAGGTGTTTTACATTTGGGAAATTTCACCATCGTGGGAGAAGAGGCATGTTACAGAAGGGGGCGAggtagaggaagaaaatgtttccattttgacaaATAGGACAGATAGCGCAATTGTTGGAGATACACttgataaggagaaagggaaaaaaaaatacaaaagggTAAAATTCGCATTTGGTGATGAGTCGAATTGTGAGAAGAACTATTCAGAGATGATGAATGGGGATGATGGACGAAACTTGGTAAGGTTACACGATCATGAAGTTAAAAGGAAACTAACTGATTTTACGAGCAAATTGATCGACATGCTAGATGATAGTAGCATACAGAAtgtgaaggaggaggaaatcgAAATTTGCAAATGCCCATTTAACTCGCTGTACGTGGATAAGAATGTGTACCAGCCAACCGTCGTTGTTGAgagcaaaaatgtgaagagaaATAAGCATCTGTTCTCTATGTATGATGAAGAAACTGCGGAAATGATCATGAAGGAAGAGCTGAACAAGAGCAAAAAGACTACCGCCAACAGTAGTACAAGCCCAacgaaagataaaaaaggaaataaaagcaAAGAGCTAACGAAGGAAGACctagaaatggaagaaataaagaaacaaAACGAGATCAGAATAAAAGTACAGGGAATAGTGGAACGAAATAAATATATCCTGCAgtgtattaaaaaaatgagttaCATTGATGATATTTACGACACCAAGTATATAAATctctttattaaaaaaattatggcatttttgaaaaacgaTTTAACTAGCAGATATTCACAGGCCtatttgaataaaataattcagaACATGATAAGCACAAAATTGTTAAcctgcaaaaataaaataaccagATGTTTATACAAAATAAGTAAGTATAACAAGGCAGACGAATCAGCAATTATCATTTTCAGCTCTTTTAATATGAATCAAAAGATATCCTACGTATTgacgttatttttattccctaTAGTACTACACAGTATTAACATAATAAATGATAAGGATGCAACTTTGAATATTATGAAGACGTTGGAAATTCTGCTTCattcaaaaacaaaaattaatgaTGAAGATGCACTCAAGTGTTTACAAATTTCGTTTGAGAAGTATCCTGATCTGGACATTGAATTGGAGTCCTTCCTTGATAACTTCAATTCGTATTTgctaagtgaaaaaaatgtaaaggctCTCCTCGAGCTCTGCGTAACAGACAATGAAAAACGTAGGAATGTTATCATTAAATCCTTGTACAAATTTGTAAAGAATGAAGATATCAAAGGGGATAAAGACTCATTGGACACCATTTTTAAAAGCGAATTTATACACCTACATATGAATATTTTCTTGAATGATTACAACGAAGAGACGCAAGAATGTTGCGAAGAAATAATTCGTACATTGGGAATTGCTCCCGTGTCAGATCAGTACAAGCTAATAGATTTGCTACAGAAAGAGTGCAGCGATTTTCAAAATATGATCTGTAAGGCTATCGTGGGGTCAAcggataggaaaaaaacgaaggaaCTACTCTTACAACTAACATCCAAATATATAACGTTTAAGGAGTATGGAAAAATTGGTATATTGAAAACGATGGAAGAGTTGGCCAAGGAATATTATGTTATCCTTATCGACGATGtagaatttattttaaattttctgtTAGGCTTATgtttggaagaaaaaaaagacatttcgAAAATTAAGGAGTTTGTCATTACGTGCGGTTCCTCCGTGATTAACTTGTATAATGAGTATTTGATTAAGAGTAAAAGGAAGGCAACGAAAAAGAAGGCGAACAGAAAAGGTCCAAAGAGTGGAACAAGCAAGAACGgcaaggggaagaagaagttctCAAGTGGAAAACACCAGTTGGAGGAATCAGAGGAGGAAAGCTATtcagaggaagatgaagattTTAAATATTACTCCTCAGACGGATCTGCGTCATCTACAGAGGTCAGCAAGAGGGGAAAttcgaagaaggaaaataaagagCTTGAAGAAGCTTTCCAGAGAATTTACAAAGTTCTGAACAAATATCGCGACAACAAAAAGAGCAACAACAAAAGTGTGGTCGACTTGGTCGTTGTGATGTTTTATGGGTGCTTAGGAGCTAACTTGAAAAAGGAATCCCTTGAGCTGTTAAACAAGCTAATAGAACAAATTTTGCACAAGGACACGGACAATTTTACCCAGATAGAGATAAGTGGCATAATTCCTAAATTtatagaaaatttaaaaagcgaTAAGGAGGATTTCGATGATGAGTACGAAGAAGAGGAGCTTGAGGAATTCGATCAGATGAATCCAAACATGGCAAAGTCAGTAACTAGCAGGATGAGCAATtctaataagaaaaaaacagtcACCTTTTACATCGACGGGAAGTTACACAGCTCTCCTAAAGGggcaaaaggaggaggaggcaCTGTAGCAATGGCTGATGACAAAAAGGGTGGAAATGTAGTGGCACctggtgaaggaaaagaaaacgaaagtGAAACGCAACCTgcgggaggaaaaaaaggaaagaagaaaaataaggggGACAAAGGAAACAACAAAGGTAGTAGCAGTAGTAGTAATACCCTTACTTGTAGTGCCCAAACAGATGGACTTATTTACCTGGAAAATTACGACGTAGGAATATTGGTAGAAAAGATATTTTCCATAGTTCAAAGTCACAAAGATTTGAAAGTGAGGAAAGGGTGCTGTCTACTCTTAGGAAGTGTTGTAAAAGCACACGGAATGCATATACTGAAGAGGTTCAACATTTTAGGAAAAGTAAATTGCAATATATATTCAGAAGATATAATTAAGAGGCAAAGTTTTTACCTTATGTATGGATATTTATTTAAAGTGTTGAAGATAAAATTCGAGCCCTATATTTTAAAGAACTTCAAATTGCTGCTAGAATGTTACAAGGATAatgtaaataatataaagGTCCTTGGAGTAAGTGTCATTGaggaaattttaaatgtgtTAGGTCAATATggattgaagaaaattttacccTTTATAATTTTCAGCTTAAAAAATTCTAGCATTAGAAATAAAGATGTGGTGTCATATTTGGATACGCTACATTTAATCATTTGCAAATTCGACATTATCTGTTATGTGGACAATCCGACGCTGGTTAATTTGGTGAACTTACTATGCGAGTTAGTATCCGAAACTAATTCCAAAGTTAGGGAAATATGCATAAGGATTTTTAACAAGTTGGAGAAGATGATACAGAATgttgaaatgaaaaatataagtagGCAACTTTTACTATGTATTTACTCACCAAATGATAATCATTTGTGTGATTTTttggatattttttctgccaTTTCGTTTCAGTACAAAATTGATAACATTTCGCTCTGTCTACTGTTCCCAgttattaaaaagggaataaataaCATCAGGTTGGATCTGAAGAAGAAGGCTTTgcaaattttatatttcctaaTTTACTTGGTGAACGATCAGTCCCTCTTCATTATTTACTATGATagtattttcaaaattttaattgTTCTTTTGAATGATGCTATTCCAGAGATAAGATTCCTTACGGCCAAATCGGTTGGAAACATTTGCTACTTCTTAGATATGAACAAGAAGCTGTACTACATACagtacatttttaacatcCTCATTAATACGGAATCGTCGGTAGAGAAGAGCGGTGTCTCTTTATGCCTATCATCTATTCTGGCCAAGTGTTCAGAGACCATTGCTGAAAACTTTATATCTACTGTTGTGCGTCTTATCGATGTGAAGAAATACATCGAGATGAAGAATAGGCATGGGAAGAGAGCAAAACAAATAGAGGATAAGGTGATTaaaggtggaaggaaaggaggctcTGGAAAAGGCTCCAAATCGGtcgcaaaaggaaaagtcgCAATTGAATTCTCCAGTGAGGGGGAGGAGGACGACGACGACGAGGATGGAGTGCAGTTCGTGGATAGCGACATGGAGGAGGGTGCGTATTCGACCGGAGAGGCGGAGGAAGACTATGACgacgatgaggatgatgaggacgacgatgatgacgaagaggaagacgatgatgaggaagGCGACCACGAGGACCAGAGCAGCGGAGACGAAATATACACCCTCTCAGACGAAAGCGAAGATGAGGATTTTGAAGCGGACGAAGAGGGTACGTCGTCCAAGGGGGGAAGGTACtacgaagaggaggaagaagatgacgatgatgatgatgacgacgagACAGAGGAAGAGGACGATTCGTTGACCGAAGAAGAAAGCGATAGTGATGATGACGTATTGAGCAAAAATTCTGAAAAAAAGTCGACTTACTTGAATGGACTGTACTTaatagaaaagaacgaaGATAATGATTATCGCATCCAGATAGATGACGATTTGGCAAATTGGAACCTGGTGTATgataagaaaattataaaaaatgataactcgAAGGAGGGACTCATTGGCTTCTTCATATACATCCCGGAATGTGCCCCGAGATATACagagaaatttttaaaaaaaatattgcaaaAGTTGCTACTCTGCCTTAACGACACAAGTGAGAAAATAAGGGACATAGCCCTGAGGTCATGTAAAGTGTTGATCAGCATATTTTCCAGAGACAACACATCACTCATTTTGAAGTTCATCGAAAATAAGATATATAATAGCTACTGGAGAATCAGGAAGGATACGGTACTTTTGCTCAATGTATTGATtgagaaaaatatagaaattaataaggaagagaaggacaTAGAAACATTGAACTTGTTGCACGAGAGGTTTTACTTCATGTTATCGCTCATATGCATTATGAGAAATGATAAGAACATAAATGTGAGGCAAACCGCTTATAGTATTTATAAAAACTACgtaaataaaagaatattACAGGAAATGTGGCCAATACTGCTAAAAAAGATCACGCAGAACTTGTCCTCAAGGAGTACGTCAAAGCAAATCATCAGCGCGTCAGCATTGAGCGATTTAGTTTTCAAGACAGACTCAAATAATTTGGAGAGCATATTAGAAAATATGGTCAACGAGTTTAAAACGACAAAGTGTACCTCCATCAGAAAAGGAATCTCCCTCGGATTTTGCgaaattttttcccaaaatAAGTACCATAACTTTGTTGTTACACATGTTCATAATATTATTTACATGATTAAAGAATTGGCAAATCAGAAAAATACAGGAGATCTAATAAAATCACTCTCCTTATTGCTAAAAAATATTGACCAAGTAGTTTTGAAGGGCATAATTAATGATTTTGTTACTGACGTTATGATTGCCAGTGAAAATAGAAATAGCCTGAAAAAGTTTACTTCCAAGCAGTATATCAGTTTTAAGAGCATTAAAATCTTCCTAAATGTGCACACAGAATTGGTTATTGATATTATTGTGGACAAAGCCTTGGTACCTCCCTACAGTGCTGCGAAGATGAAGCTCTTGTCCTACGTTTCGTACGCCAAGTTGAGCAATTACACTGTCCTGTTTAGGAAACttatgcacatttttattaatttgatACTGGGCGGGCTGAGGGAATTTAGGAGTCATGGCTTTGACATGAAAAACTACTCCGCGGTTGTATCGTACAGCATGGACGATAATGCACAGGAGGGAGGGGTAAATGAGGTCGTTTCGAAGGAGGagttaaaaatgggaaaatccgacgaggaagaggaggtggacgatgaagaagaagaggatgatgatgaagacgatgatgaggacgaagaggatgaagaagaggacaATGGAGCCTTCCAAACGGATATGAAAATACAAGACATTATAATTTCCCTTAAGAGCTtcctaaaaaatataagcgATAGAAATGTGGACACACTGACGGAGATCCTCTTTGCCGAGCTGCGAAAAAACGATGGCGAGGCTGATTTGTCCTACGGAGgtttggaaaaattggaagacGAGGAAAAACGCCCAAATGGAAACAAGGCGCAGGGCCAAAGCACAGATTTGAGCTGCATGCATAATTACGCCAAAATATGCAGCGCAGGCAAATTAGCTGAACTGAAAAAATTCGAAAGCACAAAGAGAAGTGGAAAAGTGAGGGAAATAATTCTGTCCATTTTTAAGTACATGTTGGATATCATAAATGAAGGGGATATCTGTGTACTGAATAACGAATGCCTGGCAGCACACAGTTCAAATGCGACAGAGCCGAGCAGTAGCCGTAATAAGGGAAAGATACAACGAAAGAAACGGGTGCACATACTACACTCGGATAGAATAATTACGTACCTAAGTAAGATATCAAAGTATGCACTAATAGATATTAACAAGAAGGTATTGGAAATCGGGTCcatcatatatatgtacctaATTGAGCTGATAAAAATGCTGGACAGTAACTACTGTTACGTGGAAACGGTCCAAGATGTTATAAATAAGTACAGCAGTGATAGCAATTTGGCTCAAGTGCCAGATGGGAAATACGAAATTGTAGGGTTAAATATGAACAAGAAATTGTTCGCCTCATTGGTAGGtatgtgcacacatgtaATTCTCATGTCGACAAATCCAAATGTGAAAATCAAAGCAATCGATATCGTAAGGATGATATTCTTATATACCAATAAAGAGGTGTCGAGTCCCCAAATTCTGAAGGTATCTGGAATTCTAATAAGAGTGTTAACGAATAAATATATTGAGCAAGCCAAAATTTACATCTTCTCAACATTTGAAGTGTTAATTAGGAAAGGTAGCAATTTTATTCGACCTTTAATTCCCCAATTGCAAACGTGCATAATAAAATCTCTTAGcaatgaaaaattgaaaaatcaAATTATTCACATTTTGAATATCATTTCAGAGAAGAAGCTTTCCAGGGTAGATTTGCTTATTAATGATTTGCTGAACAATATTAATATACAGACAAATCCCCAGCAGTCTATAACGATTTTTATGATTTTGTCCAACATTTTAAGCAGTCCCGATGTGAACAtaaagaatattttgaacaaaattattaattcGGTAAAGTCAAATTTGGTGCATAGCAATTTGAACATATCTTTTTACGCATGCAAAATTTATGTGctgttaatattttttcacttgcCAAATAAAAAGCAATACTTGGAGTCTATTCTTGTACCGGAAAAAGAGAGGGTTGATTTTAGTACCTACTATTTTGTTCTACACATAAGTGAAATAAGTAATTTTTATGACATTCtgaagagggaaaatatGATGGAGTGTTTTAAGCAAGTGtatgaaaatatattaaaggATGAAATTAACAGTTTGCAAAACGTTTCCTACCAGATATTTTATAATATGTCCAAGCAGGATGAGGAGTGCATTTCCTTTGTATATGGTTTGCTTCCATATTTGAAGCTACCCCCCATGACAGTAATTTCCGTGGAAATTCACCGGTACTATTTTAAGGGCCTGAGGAATATCTTTAAAAAATACCCTGGCATTTACAAGGAAAATGAGCCCATCTTTTTACTTATATTGGATAACCTCCAACTAGCCCTATCGAACACTGTTCAAGTGTTTAAGTCACTG GGAGAAAGGTGCGCAAAGCACGTTCTCGAAATAAATGACGAACCTCAACATAAagccaaaatgaatttcctaaaagaccacatggaagggacaaaatataATCTACTGCTTGAACAGGTAAATCGACTTTTGGCGAAGAAGCATAACATAAAATCGGACTCGGAATAA